From a region of the Salmo trutta chromosome 10, fSalTru1.1, whole genome shotgun sequence genome:
- the sgca gene encoding alpha-sarcoglycan isoform X1 — protein MADWTGWRFILTVCVTSVLVVEADIKAHTPVGQLFVFELQRETFQNEFEPFLKHYAGRVYNDPMLFKCNMQSFPDLPGWLRFTQRHHYDNGFLYGTPLAQGKSMIEITVTNKRSYDTFRDRLIITIDPPAKRMPYQAEFFIPLREIEKVLPSTVQEEIRQDMMRMWKTDRLDFVNITSALDRGGRVPLPLAGHYEGVYVKVGSDQYFSECLLRLQTAEHRRQCEAGGRAKIPGDCKVCSYPGNCVTWCKSTLIDLSRPVIPPPAPTMGPGILDAGGVYEPPESPPPRDFLPDYIVTVIVPLALAIILCLLLAYIMCCRREGVERRDGKTPDIQLYHHHTIHGNTSELRSMAGCRGVPPPLSTLSMFNARTGETAPPFQTDSPSIPLILAQQEINTDTLPRK, from the exons ATGGCAGACTGGACAGGCTGGAGATTTATTTTAACAG TGTGTGTGACCAGTGTACTGGTGGTCGAGGCAGACATCAAGGCTCATACCCCTGTGGGACAGCTGTTTGTGTTCGAGCTGCAGAGAGAGACCTTCCAGAATGAATTTGAACCCTTCCTGAAACACTATG CAGGGCGGGTCTACAATGATCCCATGCTGTTTAAGTGCAACATGCAGTCCTTCCCGGACCTGCCTGGCTGGCTTCGATTTACCCAGAGGCACCACTATGATAACGGCTTCCTCTACGGCACCCCACTGGCCCAGGGAAAGAGTATGATAGAG ATCACAGTGACTAACAAACGGAGCTATGACACATTCAGAGACAGACTGATCATAACGATTGACCCTCCAG CAAAGAGAATGCCCTACCAGGCTGAGTTCTTCATCCCACTGAGGGAGATTGAGAAGGTGCTGCCCTCCACAGTTCAGGAAGAGATCAGGCAGGATATGATGAGGATGTGGAAGACAGACAGGCTGGACTTTGTCAACATCACGTCTGCGTTGGACCGAGGTGGCCGTGTCCCTCTGCCTCTGGCTGGACACTACGAAGG GGTGTATGTGAAGGTGGGTTCAGACCAGTACTTCTCTGAGTGCTTGTTGAGGCTCCAGACTGCTGAACACAGGAGACAGTGTGAGGCCGGGGGCAGGGCCAAGATCCCTGGGGACTGCAAGGTCTGCTCCTACCCAGGCAACTGTGTCACCTGGTGCAAGTCCACACTG ATTGATCTGTCCAGACCAGTGATCCCCCCTCCTGCCCCCACAAtgggcccaggtatcctggatgCTGGGGGGGTCTATGAACCTCCTGAGTCCCCCCCACCCAGAGACTTCCTGCCAGACTACATTGTGACTGTGATCGTCCCCCTGGCTCTGGCCATCATCCTGTGTCTCCTATTGGCCTACATCATGTGCTGCAGACGAGAGGGAGT TGAGAGAAGAGATGGAAAGACACCAGA TATCcagctctaccaccaccacaccatccaTGGTAACACCAGTGAGCTGCGGAGCATGGCTGGGTGTCGtggggtccctcctcccctctccacgcTGTCCATGTTCAACGCTCGCACCGGGGAGACGGCCCCACCGTTCCAGACTGACAGCCCCAGCATCCCCCTCATCCTGGCCCAGCA GGAAATCAACACTGACACACTACCCAG GAAATGA
- the sgca gene encoding alpha-sarcoglycan isoform X2 encodes MADWTGWRFILTVCVTSVLVVEADIKAHTPVGQLFVFELQRETFQNEFEPFLKHYGRVYNDPMLFKCNMQSFPDLPGWLRFTQRHHYDNGFLYGTPLAQGKSMIEITVTNKRSYDTFRDRLIITIDPPAKRMPYQAEFFIPLREIEKVLPSTVQEEIRQDMMRMWKTDRLDFVNITSALDRGGRVPLPLAGHYEGVYVKVGSDQYFSECLLRLQTAEHRRQCEAGGRAKIPGDCKVCSYPGNCVTWCKSTLIDLSRPVIPPPAPTMGPGILDAGGVYEPPESPPPRDFLPDYIVTVIVPLALAIILCLLLAYIMCCRREGVERRDGKTPDIQLYHHHTIHGNTSELRSMAGCRGVPPPLSTLSMFNARTGETAPPFQTDSPSIPLILAQQEINTDTLPRK; translated from the exons ATGGCAGACTGGACAGGCTGGAGATTTATTTTAACAG TGTGTGTGACCAGTGTACTGGTGGTCGAGGCAGACATCAAGGCTCATACCCCTGTGGGACAGCTGTTTGTGTTCGAGCTGCAGAGAGAGACCTTCCAGAATGAATTTGAACCCTTCCTGAAACACTATG GGCGGGTCTACAATGATCCCATGCTGTTTAAGTGCAACATGCAGTCCTTCCCGGACCTGCCTGGCTGGCTTCGATTTACCCAGAGGCACCACTATGATAACGGCTTCCTCTACGGCACCCCACTGGCCCAGGGAAAGAGTATGATAGAG ATCACAGTGACTAACAAACGGAGCTATGACACATTCAGAGACAGACTGATCATAACGATTGACCCTCCAG CAAAGAGAATGCCCTACCAGGCTGAGTTCTTCATCCCACTGAGGGAGATTGAGAAGGTGCTGCCCTCCACAGTTCAGGAAGAGATCAGGCAGGATATGATGAGGATGTGGAAGACAGACAGGCTGGACTTTGTCAACATCACGTCTGCGTTGGACCGAGGTGGCCGTGTCCCTCTGCCTCTGGCTGGACACTACGAAGG GGTGTATGTGAAGGTGGGTTCAGACCAGTACTTCTCTGAGTGCTTGTTGAGGCTCCAGACTGCTGAACACAGGAGACAGTGTGAGGCCGGGGGCAGGGCCAAGATCCCTGGGGACTGCAAGGTCTGCTCCTACCCAGGCAACTGTGTCACCTGGTGCAAGTCCACACTG ATTGATCTGTCCAGACCAGTGATCCCCCCTCCTGCCCCCACAAtgggcccaggtatcctggatgCTGGGGGGGTCTATGAACCTCCTGAGTCCCCCCCACCCAGAGACTTCCTGCCAGACTACATTGTGACTGTGATCGTCCCCCTGGCTCTGGCCATCATCCTGTGTCTCCTATTGGCCTACATCATGTGCTGCAGACGAGAGGGAGT TGAGAGAAGAGATGGAAAGACACCAGA TATCcagctctaccaccaccacaccatccaTGGTAACACCAGTGAGCTGCGGAGCATGGCTGGGTGTCGtggggtccctcctcccctctccacgcTGTCCATGTTCAACGCTCGCACCGGGGAGACGGCCCCACCGTTCCAGACTGACAGCCCCAGCATCCCCCTCATCCTGGCCCAGCA GGAAATCAACACTGACACACTACCCAG GAAATGA